The DNA region GACTAATTCATTTTTCCTTGCTGGTATTGAagatatcatcatcatcaatatgaGTGGAAAGCAATCGTAAAAACACAGATGAGATGACGTGGAAAATATGCCGAAGACAGATaacattagaaaaaaaaagaatgatcGCAAAATCTGCCTACATATTCCATGGtccaaacaataataataaataggaattatttatgaaaaaagtGTACCATATACCTACTTTGTCCTCTTCTTCAGCCCAAAACAAAGGACTATTTCAAAGGATAACAGATAATCACTCGTTATTCACTTAGAACCAGTTAGTAATGAAGAGGAAGGTGAAATGGTCGAATAGaagaaaactatatatatatatatatatatatatatatatatatatatatatatataacggcGCTATGGATGGCGGGGAAAATTACGTAGAAAGAATGAGCAttacattaaaaataattttaaaaagataaTGTACCTGCCTGTAGATGAATAAGAAGTAAGTTTAATTATCCTTTTGATAGAATAAATGCATGATGACAAAAGCCATACACGTAAATAATATGTTGCCTAAATTTCACAATATaccgattatatatatataattcgtaTACAACAATATTATATTCTTTGCAGCAACATAGAAGGCACATTACATTTGTATTTACGTATAATAAGATAAGTTACAAACTACGGAGCATGAATAAAATTGTTCCCCATTAACAGAACCAGAAAGTTCATAGAAAACAGGataatgtgtatgtatataGAGAATAGTGGTACATGTATAAAATAGTTTAATCATTAATACTGCATATTCAAACATAAGCAACATCAGAAAAACGAAAAAAGAAGGCATATGGAAAATTCTAAAAGAACACCAACCATTCATATACATTTGCAGATTTATCTATTATATTTATGTTGGTAATAATGTATATATGAAATGTGTGTATTCTTTAAACCGGGTTGGATGGAACCTCCAGGGAATAAAAGAGgctaccatatatatatatatatatatatatatatatatatatatatatatatatatatatatatatatatatagcatttgGCTTACAATGACTTATATAATAAAGGCAATATATGTGCATATTTCATAAAACATATATAGACAGAAAATGtgtatatataaaagaaatgatCAGAAATACAACAACTGGACTTAATACGTAAAGTGACAATGTTTTTCTTCCCAACttttaacaaaaacaaaatatgagCAGCCAACTTACCTTATTTAGTGATAGGCAATACAATGAATATGTAACAATTAAAAACAGTCAAGTGTAGAAAACCATCAAAGCaaaaagagaatgaacattttGTAATCAAAATTGATTTTTCGAAAATAATACCTGTGAAACAATTCTAATCTGTTAGGAAAAACATTTCCCAGTCCGatgtaataatactaatagtaacATTAGTgatataaaatttttaaaaaactttaaaaaaaggCGCACAAATTGACGCTGATTCCATTTATCAACATCAGAATATCAATTATGGTCTTAACCAAATGGAAGATAATGATAATTACATAATAACCGGTAAAGTAGGTCATTCCTAATTGTTACACGATTATGAGATAGTATGATAAACGTAAGATCATATGAATTAAATACGTTAGAACAGACGAAAAACCAGACTGAAAACTACATATAATTTTCCAAACACAACTAGGAGATAATAAACATAGGACAGAAAGGAAATGTGAAATGATTTATAGAAAAGTATGATGTACGTATGTATACATATGGTCCGTTCATCATTAAAACCTAAAAAGAGCTTTGtttcttaaaaaaaatcaaaaaatatAGAAATCATTATGACAAAAACGAAAAGTGAGAAAATATGGCTTGTGGATTAAAATGCcgtaacaaaaacaaacaagcgGAGGAAAAAGAAACTGTCTTACAACTTTGTGTCAAAGAAACTATAAAAATATATCGATGGTATTTTTAGTTGTAATTATTCGACCTTTTCAAGTGAAATGCTTTGACGATGATGTGTCTGGAAGTTCTGATTTTAATGGAGTAGTTTGATTAGAagtttgttgttgctgttgttgttgaggCGGTGGTGGTTGTGCATGCGACGATGATGGTTGGAAAAGAAAAGGGAACCGATATAACTCAGCTTTTAAACTAGGATATGAACTTGCTAGCATTTCTACATGTAATCTTAATTGTTCACCTTCAGCTCTATACCGAGCTAGTGTATCCTCTAAATTTCTTACTTGAGCATCACGTTCAGCTACTTGATTTTCTAACGATCTGATAAGTGATATTTTACGTTCACGACAACGACGTGCAGCAACACGATTACGAGCACGCTTTCTCTCCAATTTCAAATGATGCTGTTCGAATTCATTTAAAGGAGAAACTGGAGTGTTATCTCTAACAGCATGACCAGTTCCTGTGCTAAGTGATTCTGAATGATCACTAGTATCATCCGCATCATCAATAGCCAAAGATTCAACTTTACCGCTGAAACACTTATTAGAATCTCCACGATATGCCTGTTGATTTGCAGTTGAATAATTCTCACTATTATAAACACTAGAAGGAATTTTAGCAGTCACATCTGAGCTTCCACGTCCCGTTAAGTTACGTGGTCGCTTTACACTGTTTTTACTTGGATCATTGAACATACCTTGGGTCGGTATTATGTCTGTACTACTATCGCAAACAACTGGTAATCCAGAATTAGTATTCAAAGCATTCATACGTGACTTTTTATTCCCTGCACCATGACGTCTAGATTTTTTGAGACAGTTTGAATTAGTGACTAATGATAATGGTTCAGCAGAAAAGGGATTTAAACAACTGGTTACTGCAGTAAATGAAGTCATATCAATTGTATCTGACTTAGAATTTGACAACTgctgaaaataattatttctctGATCAAGATCACCATTACTTTCATCGGATAAAAATGAAGGGATTGGTGTGAGATTAAACACAGAATTAACAGAACCTTGCTTTATATCAGTGCTCGGTATTCCAGGTGACCTCAAACTTTGTAACATATGAGCATCCAGAAGGGAATCACATACAGGATTAGTACATGAGATTAAATGACTGGTTGTTGTAAATCTATTGTTTGATTGGAGTAATAATGACTTATCAGAAAAGTGGTTACCAAGTGTACAATACATTTCCTCGAACTGTTGACTGTGTAAATTTCCATTGGTATGctgaataaataagaaaaaaataagtTTTCATGACAGTATACAGGCACAAAGTGGGAAAAATAACACCATACCGAAGTTACAGAAACTGATTATACAAATATATGTGTTCCAGTCAGTGAGAGATGTATGAAATTGTATGGATTTCAGTTAATTCAAGTTACTGCACCCAGTACTAGTACAATGAAAGGAAAGGAACTTAATTAAAATCAAAGGAATGTTAGTAATAATCTCAACTGTGATGAAAAACTAGACAAATACTGCTGAAAAGAGATGAATCAGTTCAAAAAAGTAGGTACGTAATGAGTCTGAGGACATGATTTAGAGGAATAGAAAGGATGAATGTAACTGAGCTACTGAAACTGATTTTGTCATATTACCTAGTTACTAAACAATGATTACAATTATCTCTCAAACTCTAATCAAGAAGTCTATTAGTTTCGGTACGACTCAGTCAAAAGCTTTTTGTACCACCACCGATAACTCCTCAGGTCCTAGGTCACTAGGGCCGGTAAGATAAAGATTCGTAATGTGGTAAATGCATTTTTGATAATGAATGAACATTTTCAATTTATGGAAAGGAAAACGTATCATAAATGTTCTTGGATTACAGCTCAGTGTTTCAATGCTTTTTTAATTGTTTACCGAATAGTCACGATTATCGCGCAGAATTTTCGTGAGTTTAAGTTGTCTTTGTTCCTTGTAGTATTAAGAGATCATTATCAACAACTTCCGAAGACCAATTAATTTAGTAGGATTCCAAAACCCACCAGACGTCCTTAACCTTTTGGTTGAAGTTATTTGAAAATGTTACAGAAAACCGGAAATCGCAATGCCTAGTAAGGCATCTAGCAAATGTACTCTTGTGACAGTTTGCGGTTGCAGTCTGCATATATTTCGGATGTCTCTCACTGGCTCTCCTCAATAATGACTATCAGCAAGATAGTTTatttgtaataatgttgaatcaATATCAAAGGTTGCTATAATGTTTTTTATGCTTTAAGTTAGTGCTTGTTAGGAATAAATGGTTACTTCAGGATAGCTTCAGATGAAATGTTCCATTACCTGGTTTGCTGAGCCGGAACGATTAAGTTCCCACCAAAATTTTTTTGTTGGTTTAGTTTGTCCGCCACAACTACTACATCTGAGCACTAACCATTTTAGAGACTAAAAAGCTTTTGAAAGAAATTATCTATTAATTCATTCAGGATCCCTTCAGCACGTTGATAAGCAGGCTATGAACAAGTGCTGATATATACCACCATCTTTTCGAGTTCCATCCAATCGGACAACGTACAAATGACCGTTTGTTTAGACCCAGTCACGGAGCGCTTGGTTGACTTTTGAAATCAACAATAAGTACACATCTGTGAGATCGTCACCAGGATATTTGGATCCTGATTTACCCCGAGTGTTCACAACAAGTGTATCCTGTTCACCATTACCAAGCTTTCATACCAAGCACTGTATTTTGAAACATAACTACATTTCGCTTAAAAGTACGGATTATCAAAAATGAAGGTGAAAAGGTCAATGTGTTGATCAACATTAGGTGTTGACAGTAAAATATATCAGTCATAGTAACGAGATTACTGTGCACATATTTACATCGGACATGAATGAATATGAAGTCTGTCAAAACCGAATTATTCAAATCGAAATAACTTAACGAAACTATCAACATAGGTGATAAATGTTATCGAACCAATATACGAGAACAGTCGCAGTGAAGCTCACTAAATACAAATTCAATAGTAATGTCTAATTATCGTTTTACTAAGGTACTGAGTATGTGGTTTTAAAAGTGAATTACATTTTAATAATGAGAAGCAACTTACAGACTCCGGTGGACGCGATAGACAGATATCATTTCTGTTTAACATGCTGTCGCTGTTATGAATACCTGAAGAGCCAGGTGACTGACTAGCGATCGAAGTTGGGTTCAAATGGTTATCTAAGAGGTGATTTGAATTATCTCGAGGTGTAGTCGACTGACAGCTAACAAAAATATGAGCAGGAGTCTTTTGTGTACTTTCATTACATGGATTACCATCAGTTGATGTTGACTCAGGAATTGATGATAAAACAGGAGTTAAAATTCTACACTCCCCGACATTAGGTAGAGTTGGACGAGCGGAAGAATATAGTTCATTGAGAGCATTTCTTATCCCAAAATCAGATGAATCATTGGCACACAATCTTGAACTAGATGATGATGCTACCAAGTCATCACCAATACCTTCACTGCATGAACCATTCATCTGAACAGTATTGTGATTCTCTTGAATAGCATAATGAACAAGAATATCAGAAGCCTGTTGTTCAGGATTACACGGGGTTAAAATTGGTAATTTCTGTGATAATCTACAGTGAACTGGgtcgttattatcattattacataaaatattttcagttgATGTCAAAACAGTTTCTGATATTCTATGAGATCCCATACTATCGTGAGGATAAACTGAATTTGTAAAGCGTGATTCTGAAGAAAGTGAGTCTAAATTTGAACAGAAATCTGTGGAACCGCATCTACGATCTGCAACAGCTTGTTTTAACCCATTGGCAATGGATGAAATAGTAGGTAGACTAGCTACCCAATGGATTTCTGTATTTGTCCTATGGATATTACTAGGATTTGAATTAGAAGTTGATAGGATATTGGAATAAAAATTTTCTTGGAATGGATTAGAGGTTGAGCTAAAGAGACATTTTAAGAAAATCATACATTGGAACTGAGTTACTACTTAACCAGACACAAACTGTAACTATAACCAAATAAGTCATATTTATTCTGAGAGATATTGTACTAAGGTGACAAACTATACGTAAAAGAACTTACTTCAGCCATATTTGTTCGACACCGTTTACAACCAATTATCAAATATGATTACTATGTACGATTATTTACTGTATTAAAATAAGGCTAATATTCAACTGCATTATAGTGAATGGAAATGATATTGTATACTCAATCCTGAAACTGATAAAGATTGAATATACGTAAGTAGTTTATTACTATTGAAAGAAAAACTCAATACACAATGGTATCAtatcaaacaatataaaattatgGTAGATTTAGATAGGAAAAGAGACAGAAGCATTCACTAaagattttaattattttgctTGGACGATTAATTCGGatgaaaagaaatgaaaacaaaaataagaCCATAAGGCTAACATAAGCTGTGATCATTAACGGAGATGGAACACGCACTACAACCTTATTCAAATAACTTTTATTCAGACATATGTCAtaagttggttgttgttgaGATTTTTCCTGTAGGATATTGAGTTGTAAAGTAATGTGTAGTATAAACACcgttttgatatatatatatatatatatatatatatatatatatatatatatccaagacaATGATACAATACTACATTATATGATGAACTCATAGGACAATATACTTCACTATGTGAACACGTCGTTGGGACCAAATTCCTTCCAAAATGATGGAGCAGTAGAGAATGAAAGCAAAGCACGATCAAGAATTCCCAACTTCATAGTTACATTTTACGTATGTTCACAGCTACGATTATTTGGTCGTGCTATGTCAAGTGTAATCTAATCAATCTGATTCAACTGGTAGTTATGGAGTTACAAACATACACGGAAGAGTCGATAAACTTCTATGACTCGTCATTGTTTTGACTTAAGAGACAGGCTCAGCAAGGTATACATATCGATTTCGACAACCAGTAAATAACTTTGACActgaattacattttattaaaataagatTGGATAATATGTAAGTTTGATGTCGTTAACCAAGTTAGAAGCCTAATACACTTTTTCAGAACAATCTGTTGAATTCCGACGATAAGAGAGTTAAAAGGAGAAAGTAAAATTGAATAATACCGAATAAAAGCAATAGCGTTCCAAAATAGCATTGGGTTGACATATATGCTTTACGGCTACTGAGGCATTCATGTAGTGGGGTTAGCAAGATGCTAGCAGACTTTTCTAATAATTTAGCATTCAGATAGTTTGGTAGGTCTATAGATCGACAAGTGTATCGGCTCTTTTCTCAGACACCTGTGACAATGGTATCATTCTAGTGTATGACgttattattcagtaaataacGTTATTATCAGTGTCAGTTGTGCAATAATATACATGAGTAGAATAACACTTAGAACAGGGTTTGGATTAGTGACTAAATTATTCTGTAAGATTCAATGTAAAACCCTATCAAGCGGTACATAACATTATTGTGTACCTAGTTGGCATTTCTTGCATTACAAAGAAGTATACTAACCAACAAATCACTATTCAACAAACACAAgcataaaataaatgttattttggTGGTTAAAACAGATACATTTTACCACTTAATCAATGAACACACAAAATTTGCTAGCGATCATTACAATTTGAGAAAATACTTTAATACATAACTCTTCTTTTTAAAAACCGCTTATTAAGACTGTTATTCAAAAACAAAACTGAAAATCTTTtctataataacaacaataagcTACTAATGATGCCACTATGAACAGTTAAGTGACTAAATTATGGTAAACAGATTGTAACAAAAAAATCATTAGAACGACAATTTTCTGTATtggttatttttttctggtttctTAAAAAGCAGCCAAATTCAATAAATGCACACAAACACATGtgacaatttttaaaaaatcctcGTGATCGAAATCACTCTCAGAGTAAATGAGTTAAGTTAGCCAGCAGATTAAACAttgttatctttttttcttcaactGTTTTCtagaattattaatattttctcTGTTTACTAACGATAATGTTAAGAACACGGATGAAACGCGATATAAACAGTAATCGTTTTCCGACACTAAACGGAATTCCTTTTCGAATAGTAAAGGTCTATGCGTGAGGCAATCAAGTGAGACAACGATGATTTATGTATAGAAATTAATCGAGATAAGGTAATTAGTTTTGAAAATTGCACCAGAAAAACTAAACCCAGctctatttttttaaagtaacaTAAATAGAATAGACTGATAGCCTACGCCAACATTCACAAAAATCTAAACCAATAAGTAGCTATAATACCATAAACCTAACTGCGCACACTTTAGTAAGATATGCATCAGTACTTATGTCAATAATGCtgtttttcatataaaattcaTACACAGATAAAGTGTAAGAACTGAATAAATAACGTGCTTTTCATCTTCATGTCATGAAACCCGTAACAATAAAAAACAGATGTTACTGCCTCTATTAAAACCCTCATAATGACGTTGACGGGTTAAAGTAAACATCTCTAGAGAATACCGCTTATAGCTAACAAAGTCAAAATCTCTCACATTAACTCGTATACGATTGCACAGATCTTGTATTAACCTGGTAAAGTTACTTTGCATTATTTCTAAAGTGAACCACTAATACAAACTATTCTCATTCAAGCTAAATGCtgtggtttggttgtggagtaCACCGAAAGGGTGATGGGAAAAATACCactaattttagaaattttaaggAAACAAAGATTTTATCAATACAACTGGGCTAACCTTGAAACCGACAGAGATTCACACTAGTTTTAGACAGACACTCAGCAAATACTTTCGCTTAGTGATTTAGAACTGTTATACTTGAAGATCGTTGACAGAGGCCTAAGATTGTTATAGTtgacatttatttcaaattcgaactatatttatattttatttgaacacatatat from Schistosoma haematobium chromosome ZW, whole genome shotgun sequence includes:
- a CDS encoding hypothetical protein (EggNog:ENOG4112UA8~COG:K): MPDNKCDEPFAQKNTDTVKSTRPLHVITQYARADVSEMHSPGRPTSLGLCLTNASNLTDLKSCSLSLRNVVSQEVCYQPWTVRAVDTSEFEKLLGHLGNNGSTPVTPTSFLNPNNITEDQELFADNFSRTLNKVKAEQEGWTIIPNSSSFDSVITESTSSSFEKQVQSNRNVSMSFMESYTNGAETLNSIKSESDQTNPSVHVSDPMKINSPNLTDEPLVLLSGTSNENHTVAQSSINSIQKHIASSKSSSSTSNPFQENFYSNILSTSNSNPSNIHRTNTEIHWVASLPTISSIANGLKQAVADRRCGSTDFCSNLDSLSSESRFTNSVYPHDSMGSHRISETVLTSTENILCNNDNNDPVHCRLSQKLPILTPCNPEQQASDILVHYAIQENHNTVQMNGSCSEGIGDDLVASSSSSRLCANDSSDFGIRNALNELYSSARPTLPNVGECRILTPVLSSIPESTSTDGNPCNESTQKTPAHIFVSCQSTTPRDNSNHLLDNHLNPTSIASQSPGSSGIHNSDSMLNRNDICLSRPPESHTNGNLHSQQFEEMYCTLGNHFSDKSLLLQSNNRFTTTSHLISCTNPVCDSLLDAHMLQSLRSPGIPSTDIKQGSVNSVFNLTPIPSFLSDESNGDLDQRNNYFQQLSNSKSDTIDMTSFTAVTSCLNPFSAEPLSLVTNSNCLKKSRRHGAGNKKSRMNALNTNSGLPVVCDSSTDIIPTQGMFNDPSKNSVKRPRNLTGRGSSDVTAKIPSSVYNSENYSTANQQAYRGDSNKCFSGKVESLAIDDADDTSDHSESLSTGTGHAVRDNTPVSPLNEFEQHHLKLERKRARNRVAARRCRERKISLIRSLENQVAERDAQVRNLEDTLARYRAEGEQLRLHVEMLASSYPSLKAELYRFPFLFQPSSSHAQPPPPQQQQQQQTSNQTTPLKSELPDTSSSKHFT